Part of the Paenibacillus kyungheensis genome, AATGAGTATTATTGTACTGATCCCTTTTCTGACAATCGATAGACTTGCACCGTGGGAAAAAGATACGGCTTATATTTTAATTATTATCAGTGCATGTTTGTTTGTACGCTTTTTGAATTATTGGGTGGTACAACGCAAATGGAGTAAATAAAAGAAATTTTGCATAACATGATCATATGATTTTGGATACATTTTAAATATAGGATGGGGAGGTCAGTACTATGAATTCATCGCAATCACCAGAACATGAACGTGATGTGGCGTATGCTTCTTTACAAAAAAGGCTGTCCGAATGTAGTGAACAAGATGCGTTACAATTGATGCGTAGTTTTGATCGTCAGATTACTTTTTGGAATCAGGAAAAGTCAAAAAAAGAAGAGTTTCGTTCTTTTTGGAAAACGCCTTATCCTTATGTAGGCATTGGCGTAGGTATTGTAGTACCAGTGACAGGATTTGTATTACTTATGTTACTGCCTTAATGATGGACATGATTGCGATATAGAAAGGAAGGGTCAAGATGAGTTCTATGCCAAAGGCATTTCAAGGTGATTATATTCAATCGTTGCTAGCCGATAAGCAGATGTCTGCATTAGAGCCTTATTTGCAAGCATATTATCATCCTGTGATTCACTTGGAACGCGGACAACAGGGAAGTCAGCAAGTGGGTGTTTCGCGAATAGGTGGTTACCCTGATCTACCTGAACATATCAAGTGGCCGCTTACGCAAAATGGTGAATATATGACTTCAGTAGCTCAATTAAATCTAACTCAAATAGCAAACGAAGTTGGTGCCGATCGATTACCTGATTTTTTTCCGCGTCAGGGATTACTTTGCTTTTTTGTTGGCTTAGATGAACCTGCTTATCAAATTGAGCATCAGATCCTCTATATTCCTGAACAAGAGATGACATCTATAGCCTATCGGGAACCAGAAGAGACTACTATTTTGGAAGAGGATGCTGAACAGCCATTTGTACCGTATGAAGTACATGCTCAAGGTAATATTGAATTTCCTCCTTACAGTTATGTGGACTATGATCAGTTAGTGAATCATGATATAGCGGATGAGAAATATCTGGAATGGAAAGAACAATTCAACGCTGATCCTGATGAAATGATTGGCAAAATGTTCGGTTATCCAGTATCCCAACATGGAGACGATTATATTGAAGCCGCTACAGCGATCCTTACCGGTAAGCATACATATGATA contains:
- a CDS encoding YwqG family protein, which codes for MSSMPKAFQGDYIQSLLADKQMSALEPYLQAYYHPVIHLERGQQGSQQVGVSRIGGYPDLPEHIKWPLTQNGEYMTSVAQLNLTQIANEVGADRLPDFFPRQGLLCFFVGLDEPAYQIEHQILYIPEQEMTSIAYREPEETTILEEDAEQPFVPYEVHAQGNIEFPPYSYVDYDQLVNHDIADEKYLEWKEQFNADPDEMIGKMFGYPVSQHGDDYIEAATAILTGKHTYDTDKRRNWLVEQCAGNEQQADQEIEEMLMLLEIESDDDIGYMWWDAGVIHFFIRKEDLIQLNFDRTYCSLYSS